From the Salarias fasciatus chromosome 16, fSalaFa1.1, whole genome shotgun sequence genome, one window contains:
- the LOC115402949 gene encoding vascular endothelial growth factor receptor 2-like: protein MFSSNQAALLFFQLLGMHRVFGVAVSVQQRRTVEVFRGEPVELNCNISTRNANQFTWMKDKVLIFSIFSNETFYKLSSPRQIIHQDSFTRLSILDAQAEDEGLYSCSVTRISGVHNIEWNVTVTEKPEEDSWEFLIILTAGFLLCCMILTVCIHRMRTDDVNDSRTLVRVFYCGLQREEMMTSSNRCCQQEQSQVIYKYKSL, encoded by the exons ATGTTCAGTTCAAACCAAGCAGCTCTGCTCTTCTTCCAGCTGCTGGGGATGCATCGTGTCTTTGGAG TGGCTGTTTCAGTTCAGCAGAGGAGGACGGTGGAGGtgttcagaggagaaccagtAGAGCTCAACTGTAATATATCAACAAGAAATGCAAATCAATTCACCTGGATGAAAGACAAAGTTCTGATTTTTTCCATCTTTAGTAATGAGACTTTTTATAAGCTCTCCTCTCCAAGACAAATCATACATCAGGACTCTTTTACCAGGCTCAGTATTCTGGATGCTCAGGCTGAAGATGAAGGACTTTATTCATGCTCTGTAACCAGGATAAGTGGCGTACATAATATTGAATGGAATGTAACTGTGACTGAGAAACCTGAGGAAG ATTCATGGGAATTTCTGATTATACTCACAGCAGGATTTCTTCTCTGCTGCATGATATTAACTGTCTGCATCCACAG GATGAGAACCGACGATGTGAACGACAGCAGGACCCTGGTTCGAGTTTTCTATTGTGGTCTGCAAAGGGAAGAG ATGATGACATCTTCAAACCGGTGCTGTCAGCAGGAACAATCACAagttatatataaatataagtCTCTGTGA